GACCGTGGATCTCGCCTCGGGGTGCGAACTGTCCTGTGCCAGCGCATCCGGGGGCGTCGGCGGGAAGAGTCGGGCCGTTGGAATCCAGTGCTGGCAAAATCGCACGTTCCTCTTCCCAAAGCCAGCACGTCCGCGGGTACCCAGATCGGCGGCAACCGGCGGCCCGGGAAAGCCGGTCCCGCCGGGGCCAACTTCCTTAACTCCTGGCGCCGAGCTCTTCGGTCTGTTCGTGAATTTGGTGTTCCTGGGCCAGGCCTTCACCATCATGCTGGTGTACGTGTGGAGCCGGAGGAACCCCTACGTCCGGATGAACTTCTTCGGGCTGCTCAACTTCCAGGCCCCCTTCCTGCCCTGGGTGCTCATGGGCTTCTCCTTGCTCCTGGGGAACTCCATCATCGTGGACCTCCTAGGTAACCGCTCACGCtccgggccgcccccgggcccccttcCCGGCCGGCGGGGCTCGGCCTCGCCTCCCGagagggccgcggggccgggatccgagaggggcgggggacgggtgTGGGGAGTCCCCCGGGCGTCACGGATCGGGACcctcgctcctctgccgtccgTAGGGATCGCCGTGGGCCACGTCTACTTTTTCCTGGAAGACGTGTTCCCCAATCAGCCCGGGGGAGGACGGATTCTCAGGACTCCTTCTTTCTTGTAAGTGTTGTCGAGCGACGCTAGGGGAAAATGCCCGCAACGAGAAGCCccctccctgggggtgggggtggataccagccggccccccggccccccggccgccctctccctccccccgccccaagaaGAGCAGCGGCGACGGCCGGGAGGACCCCGGGAAGTGGAAATTCAGGTAGGGCCGCGGACAGCCTCGCCGGTCAGGCTGTGAGTCCCTCCAGGTGAATGGGGCCCGTGTGGAAGCGGAGGTGGGAAGAGCGATTTGCCGGGAGGCTGCGTCTTCTCCGTCCTTTCCGCACACGCCCCCGTTGGACCCAGGGGTCCGGGTGGCACTCGGGCAGGCTGGCCCCTTCCCAGGGTGTCGTGTTGGCCAAGAGACTGCCCGGGGGCTAGTTGATAACCACGGCCTCTCTCCCTctggttctctccctcctccccccaacctcagGAAAGCAATATTTGACACGGCGGATGACGATCCCAACTACAACCCACTCCCCGAAGAGCGGCCCGGGGGCTTCGCGTGGGGGGAAGGCCAGCGCCTCGGGGGCTAACGCGGCAGCGCCCGAagccggccccgctccccggccgggACCGAGGCGGGACGTCGtgtggccggggggcggggggaggcgcctCGGACCCTCCGTTGAGGAAACGCGGACGCTCTCCACGGCTCTCCGGCGTCGGATCCCAGAAGCACTTTATGGACCGGAGCTCGGGTTGGGCCCCGAGGCCTCCTCCCCGGCCGTCGGTCTGCCGGAGCCTCTTGGACAGAGCCGTCCGTCggccccggggaagggaagcggcGAGGCCGAAGAACCAGAGAAGCCAAACTTTGCCCACCGAGGCCGGCCCGGGCACAGGACAACTGGAATTAGACAGGACGCGGAAGGGTTTCTCCCTCCCCGGGCTCTCGGACGACGGCGGGTGCAGAGGTCTTGGAGAGGGCAAAATAAAAACTGAGTATCTCTCTCGCCAGGTGAAAGCCTCTGTGTAGTCCTTTAAAAGAGAAATGAGCTCGGAGCTGCCCAGAAAGTAGCCGCTTGCTCTGTTCCCCCGCAGCCTTTTATCAGAGGAAGATTGGAAACACCGTACTTGGGCCCCACCCTGTCTTATTCCAGCCCGGCGGGCGATCGGCGCTAATCCTTAACGCCGTCCGGGCTGGCGGTGCCGCGTGGCGGGTTCACGTCCGGCAGGCGTAACTCCACGTTTGCCCGCCTAAGGTGTAGCCCTTGAGACGGGTGCCCTTCTAACGGAAAGAACCGTCGTCCGTTTTCTAGTAGCCGGCTTTAAATCACGCAGTGGTGAAAGGCGAGACCCGAAGAAATCGCCATGACGTCCCGGTAGCTTACGGTGTCACCCTCTTTCCGTGCCGTGCGGGGCCGTGGGAGACTCGTTCTCTTGGGCGGGCCCCGGTCGGGCTCACGGAACGCTACAGAAACATTTCCTTGAGCACCTTGGGTCATTCgggagtatctactgagcgcttcctgagggCGAGCGCCGTCCCGAGTGCTCGAGAGAGCACGGCGGAAGACCCACTCCCCGCCTTCTGGGAGCTGACCGTTGTTCAGAAAGGACTGACGCAGGCGGAGTTGGAATCCTCCCACCCGGCGACTTGACGCTCCTCGAAAGAACCCGTTCCGCTCCCACCGGAGCTGGGATTCAGGATTTAAAAACCTGGCCGGCCTCCGCAGCGCGTCTTCGGCAGTGGTCTGCACGTGCCTTACGGTTCAGAGGGGACGGAGTCTGGCTGCCGCATCTCGGTTCGTGCCACCGTAAAGGGTGGGGTAAGAGGGTCTGGGCGCagagcttcggtttcctcaagCCACGGGCGATGGCGAGGTTGTGGATGTGACCGCCCCGGGGGTCCTGGACGGGGTCTGGGGGGGCCGGTCCTCCTTTCCTCGGCGGGTCTCGCCCTCTTTCGGAGCATGAACCCCTTAAGGGGAACTGGGCCTAACCCTTTTGGGTGGTATCgattgattcaatcaatcgtatttattgagcgctcactgcgcttGGGATGGgcagtcgggcaacagatagagacaatccctgcccaacaacgggctcgcagtctaaaccccACCAAGTGCGCCCACCCCTCCTAGGAGGTGGGCCTGCCTTCCTCGGAGAAGCCGTGCCGAGGTCCCCTTGGGGGCCGCGTTCGTTCATTCGTGGATTCCGtcgcatttgagaagcagcggggctcagtggaaagagcccgggcttgggagtcagaggtcgtgggttctaatcccgccacttgtcagctgtgtgactttgggcaactcatttcacttccccgggcctcagttccctcatctgtcaaatggggatgaagactgtgagccccatgtgggacaacctgatcaccttgtatattcctcccccgtccccggtgcttagaacatagtatgtgcttaagagaTGCcagcagtattatttattgagcgctcactgggtgcagagcactgaacgaagcgctgggaaagtacagattCAGCAGACGGCGGTGGGTCCCCCATGGAGGCGTTCTGCATCCAGAACTCGGCTTGGGGCGTTGGGTCAGCGTTccccagttcattcagtcgtatttaaagataaatagaatcaatatagAGTCAGTTCCCCCACAGCGTTGCGGCCTGCCTGGCCttcccccgtggctcagtggcaagagcccgggcttgggagtcagaggtcatgggttctaatccccgctcctccacctgtcagctgggtgactttgggcaagtcatttcacttctctgggcctcagttccctcctctgccaaatggggacgaagaccctgagccccacgggggacaacctgatcaccttgcgtccccccccccagcgcttagcacggtgcttggcacctcataagcgcttaacattcagtggtatttattgagcgcttaagaggtgcagagcaccggcccAAGCGGTTGGGATGGCCAATGGGGGcacagagagaggccatccctgcgggctccagtcgggggagacggagaagcagggtggctcagtggaaagagcgcgggctggggagtcagaggtcatgggttcaaatcccggctctgccccctgtcagctgtgtgactgtgggcaagtcgcttcacttctctgggcctcagtcacctcatctgtaataatgttggtatttgttcagcacttcctatgtgccgagcaccgttctaagcgctggggtagacacaggggagtcaggtggtcccacgtggggctcacagtcttcatccccattttccagatgaggtcactgaggt
This region of Ornithorhynchus anatinus isolate Pmale09 chromosome 17, mOrnAna1.pri.v4, whole genome shotgun sequence genomic DNA includes:
- the DERL2 gene encoding derlin-2 isoform X2, encoding MAYHSLRLEYLQIPPVSRAYTTACVLTTAAVQLELITPFQLYFNPELIFKHFQVWSLRYRYCRMLEEGSFRGRTADFVFMFLFGGFLMTLFGLFVNLVFLGQAFTIMLVYVWSRRNPYVRMNFFGLLNFQAPFLPWVLMGFSLLLGNSIIVDLLGIAVGHVYFFLEDVFPNQPGGGRILRTPSFLKAIFDTADDDPNYNPLPEERPGGFAWGEGQRLGG
- the DERL2 gene encoding derlin-2 isoform X1 → MAYHSLRLEYLQIPPVSRAYTTACVLTTAAVQLELITPFQLYFNPELIFKHFQVWRLVTNFLFFGPVGFNFLFNMIFLYRYCRMLEEGSFRGRTADFVFMFLFGGFLMTLFGLFVNLVFLGQAFTIMLVYVWSRRNPYVRMNFFGLLNFQAPFLPWVLMGFSLLLGNSIIVDLLGIAVGHVYFFLEDVFPNQPGGGRILRTPSFLKAIFDTADDDPNYNPLPEERPGGFAWGEGQRLGG